The DNA sequence tgggtgGGTTGGCAGGTgcctggggttgggttgggttggcaggtgcctggggttgggttgggttggctggcaggtgacgggttgggttggctggcaggtgactggggttgggttgggttggctggcaggtgactggggttgggttgggttggctggcaggtgactggggttgggttggctggcaggtaactggggttgggttggctgggggtgactggggttgggttggctggcgggtgactggggttgggttggctggcgggtgactggggttgggttggctggcgggtgactggggttgggttggctggctggcgggtgactggggttgggttgggttggctggcgggtgactggggttgggttgggttggctggcaggtgacttGGGTTGGCTGGCGGGTGACTGGGGTTaggttggctggcaggtgactggggttggCTGGCGGGTgactgggttgggttgggttggctggcaggtgaatggggttgggttggctggcgggtgactggggttgggttggctggctggcaggtgattggggttgggttggctggcaggtgatTGGGGTTGagttgggttggctggcaggtgactggggttgagttgggttggctggcgggtgactggggttgagttggctggcaggtgactggggttgggttggagGTGACTGGGTTTGGGCTGgaggtgactggggttgggttggctggcaggtgactggggctgggttggctggcaggtgactggggctgggttgggttggctggcaggtgactggggctgggttgggttggctggcgggtgactggggttggctggcgggtgactggggttgggttggaTTGGCTGGCTGgtgggtgactggggttgggttggctggcgggtgactggggttgggttgggttggctggcaggtgactggggttgggttggctgcGGGTGAcgggttggctggcaggtgacttgggttgggttggctggctggcaggtgactggggttgggttggctggcgggtgactggggttgggttggctggcgggtgactggggttgggttggctggcggGTGACTGGGGCTGGGTTGGCTGGCGGgggactggggttgggttggctggcaggtgactggggttgggttggctggcaggtgactggggttgggttggctggcaggtgactggagttgggttggctggcgggtgactggggttgagttgggttggctggcgggtgactggggttgagttgggttggctggcgggtgactggggttgggttggctggcgggtgactggggttgggttggctggcgggggactggggttgggttggctggcgggggactggggttgggttggctggcgggtgacgggttgggttggctggcgggtgactggggttgggttggctggcggctgactggggttgggttggctggcaggtgacgggttgggttggctggcaggtgactggggttgagttgggttggctggcaggtgactggggttgggttggtttggctggcaggtgactggggttgagttgggttggctggcaggtgactggggttgggttggctggcaggtgactggggttgggttggctggcaggtgactggggttgggttggctggcggGTGACcggggttgggttggctggcggGTGACcggggttgggttggctggcgggtgactggggttgggttggctggcgggtgactggggttgggttggctggcgggtgactggggttgggttggctggcggGTGACTGGGGCTGGGTTGGCTGGCGGgggactggggttgggttggctggcgggggactggggttgggttggctggcgggggactggggttgggttggctggcgggtgactggggttgggttggctggcgggtgactggggttgggttggctggcgggtgactggggttgagttgggttggctggcgggtgactggggttgggttggctggcgggtgactggggttgggttggctggcgggggactggggttgggttggctggcgggggactggggttgggttggctggcgggtgactggggttgggttggctggcggctgactggggttgggttggctggcaggtgacgggttgggttggctggcaggtgactggggttgagttgggttggctggcaggtgactggggttgggttggtttggctggcaggtgactggggttgagttgggttggctggcaggtgactggggttgggttggctggcaggtgactggggttgggttggctggcaggtgactggggttgggttggctggcaggtgactggggttgggttgggttggctggcggGTGAcaggggttgggttgggttggctggcaggtgactggggttgggttggttggcaggtgactggggttgggttggttggcgggtgactggggttgggttggttggcgggtgactggggttgggttgggttggctggcaggtgactggggttggtttgggttggctggcaggtgaccGGGGTTGGGTTGTACACACCATGTGATTGGCTGGTCCTGACCCATGTTGAGTGTGTCCCACCATGTGATTGGCTGTATTCTCCTGTTTGTCCAGGGATGACGTGCAGGAAAGCCACCGACCCGGtagactggtctcctctggttcTTGGCCTGCTCACTCTGCTGAAGCAGTTCCACTCCAGATACACAGAGCAGTTCCTGGCTCTCATTGGGCAATTCATACGCTCCATCATGGAACAGTGCACCAGGtacgattgattgattgatttgttgattgattgatgtgtTGATTGGTTGATGTGTTGATTGATGTGTTGATTGGTTGATGTGTTGATTGAtgtgttgattgattgatgtgttgattgattgatgtgtTGATTGGTTGATGTGTTGATTGAtgtgttgattgattgatgtgttgattgattgatgtgttgattgattgatgtgttgattgattgatgtgtTGATTGATGGATGTGTTGATTGATGGATGTGTTGATTTATCGATTTATCGATTTGATTGATTTGCCAGTTTAAAAACATCCCATATACACATTAATTTTAAGAGCGTAACAGTGATATCACAGTAAAGTCAGGTGTATTTATATATAACACATGCAGTGCTAGTGAACGTTGCCCAAGGCTGCtatttcaaacagctctttttGCAACAAACAAATGTTAATCTCCGCAGATCTAATCTTTATAAATACAATttgaatgcaaaaaaaaaaaatgaagtacATTTTGTGGATCACTGTGTTATTATATGTGTATTATATTCTGCTGCAAATTGAATGAAATGTAGATTTTGGGTAAATAATTATTTTCCAGTCAGAAGATCCCGGACATGCCGTCCGATGTGGTGGGAGCTCTGATGTTTCTGGAGGATTACGTACGCTACACCAAACTGCCTCGCAAGGTAGGATTAGATTAGATTAGGATTGGGTTAGGATtggattaggattaggattaTATTAGGATTACATTAGGATTAGATTAGGATTATATTAGATTAGGATTGGGTTAGGATTTGGATTCGGATTGGATTCGGATTTGATTAGGATTGGGATTAGGATTGGGATTAGGATTAGATTAGATTAGGATTGGGTTAGGATTGGATTAGGATTATATTAGGATTAGATTAGGATTATATTAAGATTAGGATTGGGTTAGGGCCTGGATCCCGATTAGGATTGGGATTAGGATTGGGATTAGGATTAGATTAGATTAGGATTGGGTTAGGATTGGATTAGGATCACATTAGGATTAGATTAGGAttgggttaggattgggttagAATTTGGATTAGGATTGGATTAGGATTAGATTTGGATTGGATTAGGATTGGGATTAGGATTGGGATTAGATTAGGATTAAATTAGGATATGCAACAACACCCATGAAAAAAACAATACTATAGATATTTATCTGGTATATTACATTTTACATGTGTACAATAATCTGTTGTTTTTCTGTCTTTAAAGGTGGCCGAGGCCCACGTGCCAAGTTTCATCTTTGATGAGTTCAGGACAGTCCTGTGAAGATCTGGATAAAGGCCTCGAGTTCAGGACAGTCCTGTGAAGATCTAGATAAAGGCCTCGAGTTCAGGACAGTCCTGTGAAGATCTGGATAAAGGCCTCGAGTTCAGGACAGTCCTGTGAAGATCTGGATAAAGGCCTCGAGTTCAGGACAGTCCTGTGAAGATCTAGATAAAGGCCTCGAGTTCAGGACAGTCCTGTGAAGATCTGGATAAAGGCCTCGAGTTCAGGACAGTCCTGTGAAGATCTAGATAAAGGCCTCGAGTTCAGGACAGTCCTGTGAAGATCTGGATAAAGGCCTCGAGTTCAGGACAGTCCTGTGAAGATCTGGATAAAGGCCTCTTGGTTTAACTTTCTGTTGATTCATTCATCTTGACTTTAATTAATCTCTTGGTTACGTAATGACCTTTAATGTGCTAATGCTTTAGTAACACTGTAAATAGTTGAATGGTTTTTAATAACATCATGTGTTACCAGCTTTGGTATAATGTCACTGTGGTAATATGTCATTAATTAAATACAAAAGAGGCTTTGAAtaaatataatggtatataattttgttgattttttttaatatatatttttattttatataacagaactttttaaaaaacagtttaaaaTCCAAGCAATTTACAGTAGTTTTTGGtgtcttttattttgaagaaatgTCTGGCTGGACTTCCTCCCTCTTCAATGAGACTGGATTCATTGGTCCAGATCCTGTCCGACTACATGAGCAGATGTTGCATCGaccatcaaccaatggttgcgtgccacgtCATAAACTGTGCCGCCTGGCCATCATAAACCACATTGCTATATCATATAATGTGGATCCTAATAGTTTCCTCATCATACTAGAGCTGGTGTGACATTCTGTATAATCTCTAAATAAATCCTTCAATAGCATCAACCTATTTCATGTTACAAAAAACAGGCAAAATGTTGACAAAACTAGAAGACATCACCAGCATGTCAAGTGGAAGCTTAGCTCCCAGTCTCTCCCGTTTTTAATTCAACACAGGTCGCTTGGACCGTGGTGTTCTCAGTCCTTTCTCTCGTCTCCTGATTGAGATGCTGAACACAGGAATAAAACCACGAGGGGGAATGATTGGTATCTACTCCGATGCCCAATGTTAATCTgttcaacatgacaacatggtaactAATACCTATATATAACTAATACATGTGGTGTCGTTACCTGAGTTTTAGACAAAGCAGTAATCTAAGTCccctgacttggtgtccagtatatgtgtgggtacaggggttacctgacttggtatcaggtgtctgtgtgggtataggggttacctgacttggtatcaggtatctgtgtgggtacaggggttacctgacttggtatccagtgtctgtgtgggtacaggggttaactgacttggtgtcagGTGTCTGagtgggtacaggggttacctgacttggtatcaggtgtctgtgtgggtattggggttacctgacttggtatccagtgtctgtgtgggtataggggttaactgacttggtgtcagGTGTCTgagtgggtacaggggttaactgacttggtatcaggtgtctgtgtgggtataggggttacctgacttggtgTCAGGtatctgtgtgggtacaggggttaactgacttggtatcaggtgtctgtgtgggtattggggttacctgacttggtatcaggtgtctgtgtgggtataggggttacctgacttggtatcaggtgtctgtgtgggtgtaggggttaactgacttggtgtccagtgtctgtatgggtacaggggttacctgacttggtatcaggtgtctgtgtggtgtaggggttacctgacttggtatcaggtatctgtgtgggtacaggggttacctgacttggtatcaggtgtctgtgtgggtataggggttacctgacttggtatcaggtgtctgtgtgggtatagggttaactgacttggtgtctgtgtgggtataggggttacctgacttggtatcaggtgtctgtgtgggtataggggttacctgacttggtatcaggtgtctgtgtgggtataggggttacctgacttggtaTCAGGTATAtgtgtgggtataggggttacctgacttggtatcaggtgtctgtgtgggtataggggttacctgacttggtatcaagtgtctgtgtgggtataggggttacctgacttggtgtccagtgtctgtgtgggtacaggggttaactgacttggtatccagtgtctgtgtgggtataggggttaactgacttggtgtccagtgtctgtgtgggtattggggttacctgacttggtgtccagtgtctgtgtgggtacaggggttaactgacttggtgtccagtgtctgtgtgggtacaggggttaactgacttggtgtccagtgtctgtgtgggtacaggggttacctgacttggtgtccagtgtctgtgtgggtacaggggttacctgacttggtgtccagtgtctgtgtgggtacaggggttacctgacttggtgtcaggtgtctgtgtgggtattggggttacctgacttggtgtccagtgtctgtgtgggtacaggggttacctgacttggtgtccagtgtctgtgtgggtacaggggttaactgacttggtgtccagtgtctgtgtgggtacaggggttaactgacttggtgtccagtgtctgtgtgggtattggggttacctgacttggtgtccagtgtctgtgtgggtacaggggttacctgacttggtgtccagtgtctgtgtgggtacaggggttacctgacttggtgtccagtgtctgtgtgggtacagaggttaactgacttggtgtccagtgtctgtgtgggtacaggggttacctgacttggtgtccagtgtctgtgtgggtacaggggttaactgacttggtgtccagtgtctgtgtgggtacaggggttaactgactaggtatccagtgtctgtgtgggtacaggggttaactgacttggtgtccagtgtctgtgtgggtacaggggttaactgacttggtgtccagtgtctgtgtgggtacaggggttaactgacttggtgtccagtgtctgtgtgggtacaggggttaactgacttggtgtccagtgtctgtgtgggtacaggggttaactgacttggtgtccagtgtctgtgtgggtacaggggttaactgacttggtgtccagtgtctgtgtgggtacaggggttaactgacttggtgtccagtgtctgtgtgggtacaggggttaactgacttggtgtccagtgtctgtgtgggtacaggggttacctgacttggtgtccagtgtctgtgtgggtacaggggttaactgacttggtgtccagtgtctgtgtgggtacagaggttaactgacttggtgtccagtgtctgtgtgggtacaggggttaactgacttggtgtccagtgtctgtgtgggtacaggggttaactgacttggtgtccagtgtctgtgtgggtacaggggttaactgacttggtgtccagtgtctgtgtgggtacaggggttaactgacttggtgtccagtgtctgtgtgggtacaggggttaactgacttggtgtccagtgtctgtgtgggtacaggggttaactgacttggtgtccagtgtctgtgtgggtacaggggttaactgacttggtgtccagtgtctgtgtgggtacaggggttaactgacttggtgtccagtgtctgtgtgggtacaggggttaactgacttggtgtccagtgtctgtgtgggtacaggggttaactgacttggtgtccagtgtctgtgtgggtacaggggttaactgacttggtgtccagtgtctgtgtgggtacaggggttaactgacttggtgtccagtgtctgtgtgggtacaggggttaactgacttggtgtccagtgtctgtgtgggtacaggggttacctgacttggtgtccagtgtctgtgtgggtacagaggttaactgacttggtgtccagtgtctgtgtgggtacaggggttaactgacttggtgtccagtgtctgtgtgggtacaggggttacctgacttggtgtccagtgtctgtgtgggtacaggggttaactgacttggtgtccagtgtctgtgtgggtacagaggttaactgacttggtgtccagtgtctgtgtgggtacaggggttaactgacttggtgtccagtgtctgtgtgggtacagaggttaactgacttggtgtccagtgtctgtgtgggtacagaggTTTCCTCTATATGCTGTATAGTGACATCATGTATAGATATACCATTTCTAGAAGTCATATTTCTCATCTTaatgatacattatgtatagatatacaATTTCTAGAAGTCATATTCCTCATCTAATCTTGACATATTATGAGTTGAGATTTGGAAGGATGGCCTCGAGATTAGACCACATAGGTTAATGTAACCCATCACAGGCCCCTGACCCTGTGCAGGGAAGTATTTTGGAGTGGACTGTGATTGAATAAGTAtgattaataaatatatatatatttattaatgtatttttttagttgacgtttttttattttttatgatatCGTTTTCCCTCTTTCCCGAAATTGTATTCTTCTTATTATTAATAGTTATCAATAATGTTGTTATTATCTTATTCAACACCCCGTCCAgctggtggcggtaatgcacccctaacattggatgccaaccgccgttaaaccccatcgaagaagaagaagatttaGACCTCAAGAGGAACCGGAAACGAGAACAAACTTTTCCCGGTCATTTTATGCAGCTAAAGTTGTTTAGTATTTTCTCTTATTTAGACACCAACACATTAAAGAACACGTCTACAACCTGTAAAACCATCCCAGCGAGGAAAGTCGTGAGGTTAGCGAGCTATTTATGATTATATGATTATAGCGTAACGTTAACCGGCTGGCCAGGTATCAACATAGCCAGTCAGTGCACTTGTTGGTGATACGTGGATTCAACCTGAAGGTAGCTGCAGATAACTTGTTTTGTGACCGTATGCAGGTTATTATTCCAACCTTGCTCTAACGTTAAGTCAACTACACAAGGTCTCGGTGAGCaactgaatcaggtgtgttttgAGCAaggctggaacaaaaacctgcacACCAGTTCtccaagggttagggttggacatCCTGGCATCTGCTCCAATATACCGAGGGTGGCGTGATTCATTATAACCaggtccctgtgttttggttaattCATTATAACCaggtccctgtgttttggttaattCATTATAACCaggtccctgtgttttggttaattCATTATAACCAGGGtcctgtgttttggttaatcaTGTTGATTCATTATAACCaggtccctgtgttttggttaattCATTATAACCaggtccctgtgttttggttcattCATTATAACTaggtccctgtgttttggttcattCATTATAACCaggtccctgtgttttggttcattCATTATAACTaggtccctgtgttttggttaatcaTGTTGATTCATTATAATCAGGaccctgtgttttggttcattCATTATAATCaggtccctgtgttttggttcattCATTATAACTaggtccctgtgttttggttcattCATTATAATCaggtccctgtgttttggttcattCATTATAACCaggtccctgtgttttggttaatcgTGTTGATTCATTATAATCaggtccctgtgttttggttaattCATTATAACCaggtccctgtgttttggttaatcgTGTTGATTCATTATATCTAGGaccctgtgttttggttcattCATTATAACTaggtccctgtgttttggttgATTCATTATAACCAGGGtcctgtgttttggttaatcgTGTTGATTCATTATAATCAggaccctgtgttttggttaatcaTGTTGATTCATTATAACCAGGGtcctgtgttttggttaatcaTGTTGATTCATTATAACCAGGGtcctgtgttttggttaatcaTGTTGATTCATTATAACCaggtccctgtgttttggttaatcaTGTTGATTCATTATAACCAGGGtcctgtgttttggttaatcaTGTTGATTCATTATAAccagggccctgtgttttggttaatcaTGTTGATTCATTATAACCaggtccctgtgttttggttaatcaTGTTGATTCATTATAACCAGGGtcctgtgttttggttaatcaTGTTGATTCATTATAACCaggtccctgtgttttggttaatcgTGTTGATTCATTATAATCaggtccctgtgttttggttaatcaTGTTGATTCATTATAACCAGGTCCCTGTGTTTTGTTGATTCATTATAACCaggtccctgtgttttggttcattCATTATAACCaggtccctgtgttttggttaatcgTGTTGATTCATTATATCTAGGTCCCTGTGTTTTGTTGATTCATTATATCTAGGaccctgtgttttggttcattcattatcaggtccctgtgttttggttatcATTATAACCAGGTCCCTGTGTTTTTTGTGTTGATTCATTATAACCaggtccctgtgttttggttaatcgTGTTGATTCATTATATCTAGGaccctgtgttttggttcattCATTATAACTaggtccctgtgttttggttgATTCATTATAACCAGGGtcctgtgttttggttaatcgTGTTGATTCATTATAACCAggaccctgtgttttggttaatcaTGTTGATTCATTATAACCaggtccctgtgttttggttaatcgTGTTGATTCATTATAACCaggtccctgtgttttggttaatcgTGTTGATTCATTATATCCaggtccctgtgttttggttaatcgTGTTGATTCATTATATCCAggaccctgtgttttggttaatcgTGTTGATTCATTATATCCAggaccctgtgttttggttaatcgTGTTGATTCATTATAACCaggtccctgtgttttggttcattCATTATAACTAggaccctgtgttttggttaaaaatatatatttgaagcCTTTTCTATAAATTTGAATTagaacaaaaatgaaagcagtTGTCTGAGGATGTTTCTGGACCATCTGACATGAAAAAGAAACAGGACCATTTGATTCTAAATcttttaaataaagttttttttttttttaaacaatgtcgTGACAAACACGATTAACCAAAACACAAAGGGCCCTAACATTCTAACAACTTAACATCTCTTGTTTCAGATACTTTCATGTTTTAGATTTCAACATGTCCTTGAGTGCAGTCCACTCCACACTGTCTAGTCTGAAAACATGTCAGACAGATATTGGAACGGGGATGGACATTGTGACCGACGTCGCTCTGGACGTGGCAGAAACAGCAGGTAGGTTAGTGGCACGTCTCTATCGGAGAGACACTTGTGGCAGAAACAGCAGGTAGGTTAGTGGCACGTCTCTATCAGAGAGACACTTGTGGCAGAAACAGCAGGTAGGTTAGTGGCACGTCTCTATCGGAGAGACACTTGTGGCAGAAACAGCAGGTAGGTTAGTGGCACGTCTCTATCAGAGAGACACTTGTGGCAGAAACAGCAGGTAGGTTAGTGGCACGTCTCTATCAGAGACACTTGTGGCAGAAACAGCACAGGTTAGTGGCACGTCTCATCGGAGAGACACTTGTGGCAGAAACAGCAGGTAGGTTAGTGGCACGTCTCTATCAGAGAGACACTTGTGGCAGAAACAGCAGGTAGGTTAGTGGCACGTCTCTATCAGAGAGACACTTGTGGCAGAAACAGCAGGTAGGTTAGT is a window from the Oncorhynchus tshawytscha isolate Ot180627B unplaced genomic scaffold, Otsh_v2.0 Un_contig_2238_pilon_pilon, whole genome shotgun sequence genome containing:
- the LOC121844918 gene encoding E3 SUMO-protein ligase NSE2-like, which codes for MQLKLFSIFSYLDTNTLKNTSTTCKTIPARKVVRYFHVLDFNMSLSAVHSTLSSLKTCQTDIGTGMDIVTDVALDVAETAGTENDAVLKKLEVMMLECAKLDQEINCFVEVVNCVTAEVK